In the genome of Notamacropus eugenii isolate mMacEug1 chromosome 7, mMacEug1.pri_v2, whole genome shotgun sequence, the window AAACCCAATCTTTTGAATAAGAgtgaaaatgtttcatttttaaaacaactttttaCTTATAAAATCATTACAAGTTTCACAAGTATTTAAGTCAAAATGTATGTCCCTTTACACTATTCACtgacaatcaaaaaaaaaatcaattagagAATACATTACAGTACTTGTTAAGCAGACACTGCGAGAAGTGCCCTGCTGGAGGCTGTGGAAGCTACGAAGTATATATGGCAGccctctcagggagctcacagtctgataaAGGTATTGATTGAGAATCTCTcagcctggagtccagaagagcCCAGAGAGAATCTCATCCACTCGGTAGGTTGGTAACTTCAGGAACCAGCTGAAAAAGGAAAGTTTATTCAAAGCTAGGTAGGAGAGTCACCAGCTAGAAAGTGACTCTTCGAACAAGGGTCTGGTTTTTAGGAGCCCTTGTGCTCTAAGGCTCAGCACCATAGCAGAGATGACAGCCAACAGGCAGCATACTGCATAGACAGAAAGCAATCCGAGTTTCAACTAAGGCTAAACACATTAAGGCACTCCCTAGGACTTTCCCTGGAAGCTATGGCCCCCTTGATTGTGTCCTGTGCCACCTCCCCCAAGTTCCTTTGGAGTCTCACCAAGTCAGGACTACTCAGGGTCTGTGTTCATGAAGCTTTTCCACTTGGTAACATTCTGACTTATCTGATTCTTCTTGTCAACATAGAAACAACACATGGTGTTGATAAAGGCACAAACCCCTCCTTGTTGCGCCCGCTTCATGTCTAATGCCATCCGACTCTGAACCACCACCTGGGAAAGGGGGTCCACCTCGAGCCGCAGGTTAGAAATGGCATCGAGGGTGGCACTGAAACCTTCTTCCACAGCTGCAGACATATTCACTATTGCCTTCTCAATTTCTAAGATCCCAAGCCATGGAAACAAGGCTCGGGCAAAAGCATGGAATCCTGAGGGTTTCTCAGCCAAAGGATTAGTGGTACGCTTATGAAACCGATTAATGAAGCTCCCAGGGTTGGGGACAGATGTGGAGGTTAAGGTCTTATGGATCTGTAGGTCAGGGACTAGATAAGCTATAGTGCAAGTTCCTCCCCACCCTGGCGGCAAAGCCTTATAAGCATAATCACCACAAATGAAATAAAGCCCTGGTGCATGTGCAAGAGAGAGAGTAAGTCTGTTACCAGAATACTGGGCCCAGGTGGAATTTGGTGACCACCGCTCTTTCCCATGGATCATCAGAGTACCTGTTTCAAAGTACCAAGGGCATCGCTTGTCAAAATTTTTCCACAAGCGGGTCATATGGTGCCAAGGGGTGTCATTATAGGCACAAAGTATAGACTCAAACATCTGGTATAAAAGGGTGAAGTTGACAAAAGATCCTTCTCCAGGGCAATTTGACATGTTAAAGCTCGTGTGGACAATCTCTCCCCCTTCAGCAAGTACATATAAAGTGTCATTATGATAGTTCTTTGTTTCGCTTTCCCAACTGGCAGAGGTATAATTGAGAGGGAGGATGGTGAAGTTGGAGTAGCTCTCTTTTCCCCAGAATGTCATTGGGGAGGTCTTTCCACATTTGAGGTTTCCTCCGCTATTTGATCCAGGGTCCACTTCCCACATGCCATCATCAGTGTCAAACCACAGGGTCTGGGCACATCTGTCCTCTGGAACATCGCCCAAGTATACGGTTCCATTGTCGTTTTGGATACACAACGGATACTGACCTCGGTGTTGTATGCGATACTGTGGACGTCCTGCCACTTGGTAAGTATGAAAGGAGCGGCTTACGTGTACTTTGTATCTCAGCCCTTTCCCGTATTCAGGAGAGAGGGGCCGGCCTGTGTATTTCCACAGATACTGGTATTTAGAATAGGAGGAGGAATGATACACTCCATAGATGGATTCATTGATCCAGTGGGACAGCGGAGCTGGGACAGGGACCAGGGAAAGCTCACTTTCCATATTACCCACTTTATAACAGACCCAACAGTCCGTTAAGTTGGCCGCAGTGACGGCCCTTTGTATTGATGTGATAAATGGGTGCTGTGGAAGGGCCTGACTGGCCAGGCCAAGTTGTAGGAGTGCTGTGATGACAATGGGGAGTATGTTCATCATCTCTTGCTTCATCATGGGCACAGGTGAGATTTACATTAGTCTGGAGTTTAGCCACAGGACCAGCTTAATGCCAACAGCATTGATAGTTAAAAACAGCCAACATCCCAAGTTTGGAAGGGCAGGATTCCATACAATCTTTAGTTCAAGGAGTGAACTGAAGTGGCCCAATGCCTGACAGCGCATCTAAAAAAGGAGAGCCTTGGGTTTGGCTCACATGCATCTACACAGCCTTTCCTCTGGCTATTATTGCAGTGTGACTCGTCAGAACAACCCGATAGGGGCCTTTTCCACCAAAGATCTACAGAGGACTTCCAGTGGTGAATTCTGATAATGGACTTGGATAATCAGACACTGGGACAGGGTTGTGTTTTAGACGTCATCCAGGCATCCTGGGCTTTTCTGCACAAACAAGAAAGAATTCCAGTTAGAGGATG includes:
- the LOC140514900 gene encoding endogenous retroviral envelope protein HEMO-like, translating into MMKQEMMNILPIVITALLQLGLASQALPQHPFITSIQRAVTAANLTDCWVCYKVGNMESELSLVPVPAPLSHWINESIYGVYHSSSYSKYQYLWKYTGRPLSPEYGKGLRYKVHVSRSFHTYQVAGRPQYRIQHRGQYPLCIQNDNGTVYLGDVPEDRCAQTLWFDTDDGMWEVDPGSNSGGNLKCGKTSPMTFWGKESYSNFTILPLNYTSASWESETKNYHNDTLYVLAEGGEIVHTSFNMSNCPGEGSFVNFTLLYQMFESILCAYNDTPWHHMTRLWKNFDKRCPWYFETGTLMIHGKERWSPNSTWAQYSGNRLTLSLAHAPGLYFICGDYAYKALPPGWGGTCTIAYLVPDLQIHKTLTSTSVPNPGSFINRFHKRTTNPLAEKPSGFHAFARALFPWLGILEIEKAIVNMSAAVEEGFSATLDAISNLRLEVDPLSQVVVQSRMALDMKRAQQGGVCAFINTMCCFYVDKKNQISQNVTKWKSFMNTDPE